The genomic stretch CCTAACTTGTCGCCATCTTTTAGAGATACTTCCATTTTACCAACTTCCGTACCTTTTTTAACTGGTGCTTCTATTGTTTTTTCTTTCATAGTTACCTTTGTATTTAACTTAGGTTCATTGCCATTCTTCGGTACAACTAGCTTCACTGCATCTTTTGTAACTAGTCCGACTGTATCTTCTTTTCCTTTATCTACTGCAATTGTAGAAGGATTTTTTACTTTTGATCCTGCTTTTTGCACTTCTTTTACTTTGAAATTATTAAAAGCATAATCGAGCATTTTGTTTGTTTCATCAAAACGAGCACTTGTATGCTCGCCAGGCGCTCCACCATTTGCATGGAGTACGACTGTGATAACTCGCATTCCATCTTGTACAGCGGTTGCAGTCAAGCACATTCCAGCATAATCAGTTGTTCCTGTTTTCAAACCGTCTACACCTTTGCGCCCGTAAATCAAGCCCGGTAATAACCAGTTCCAGTTTGTCATATCAATTTGGTCTGATGTACCTTTTCGGAACTCTTTCTTAGTTGTACTAGCGGTTTTAAGTACATCTGGGTAATCATTTATTAAGTGTTTTGCTAACTTCGCCATGCCGCGAGCTGTCATTTTGTTTTCGTCTTTCGGTCCACCTACTTGCTGACCGCCTTTTAAGTCTTCGTTATTAAGGCCCGTAGCGTTAACGAATTGGTGCTCGCCTAGATTAAGTTCGTCCGCTTTTTTATTCATAGCATCGACAAATTCTTTTTCAGAACCTGCAATTTTTTCGGAAATAGCAATTGCTGCTCCGTTTGCAGAGTAAATCGCCATTGCTTCATATAATTCTTGTACAGTGTATTCTTCGCCAAGTCTAAGTGGTACGTTCGATAGTGATGTGTCTTGTGAAACTTTGTAAGCATATTCAGAAATGGTTACTTTGTCGTCCCATTTAATTTGTCCTTTGTCAATTGCTTCCAGTAGTAAGTATTCGTCCATCATTTTTGTCATGGATGCGATGCCCATTAGCTTGTCAGCGTCTTTTGAATATAAAATTTTACCAGTACTTTCTTCAATTGCGATTGCTGCGTTTGCATTTACATTTGGTGCTTCTGCGGCTTGTGCTGCTTTCGGGCTTACTAAGAAGCCACTTACTGCAAGGGATGCTGCCATGATTACAATCCCTGTTTTTTTAATTATGTTTTTCACTGCAACTTCTCCTTCATTTGAGTAAATTATTAACTCATTTTATCTATATTTTAATAAAGAAACCTATCATAAAAATTCCCTTTTCGAATAAGTTTCATTTTTTTGACGGATACTTTCATATTTTACCATGATTTAGTAGTGCCGTATATAAAACTTTTCGCCCAAAAAAACAAAATTTCTAGCGAACGATTGGCAGAAGAATATGTGATGGAAATTCAGAACTATGATAAATCGTCTGGTTGGCGATTTGGCTTTCAGTGGAATTAATAAAGTTATCGCCTGTATTTGGGTTTGGATCAAATCTCGGAAAATTACTAGAAGATATTTCAACGCGGATTTGATGACCTTTTTGGAATAAATTACTTGTTGCCCAAAGGTCGATAGTGTATTCATTAATATTATTTTGCACATTGTCGCCATGTTGCTTGGCCGCCCGGATGATGCCATCTGCTAAGTTAAAAGCCGTTCCATCTGGAAATACATCCACTAATTTCGCTGTAAAATCCGTGTTAGGTGCATCTGATTTGGCCCAGAGTTTCACTTGAATTGGTCCGGTAACTTCGATTGCTTCTTTTAGTGGCTCCGTTGAGTAGCAAAGAACGTCTTCACGAAGTTCAATTTGTTGTTGGTCACGAGGTCCATCTGCATGTAGTGCCTTATGTAAGGTCCCTCCACCGTTTGATGGTACTGGATTTTCTGGATCATAGCTAAATTTTGCTTCTGAAGATGTTGTAGGAGGTGTGAATTCTGCGCTCACTTTTTCATTTTTAAAATATAATGGTGTCATATTTGCATTTTGAGGAGGCCAGTTTTCAGCTGTTTTCCAGTCATTTAACCCCATCACAAAATAATTAACAGGCGCTGATGCTGGTAAAGGCTCTTTTTTCAGCCAATGATTGAACCATTCTATATGTCTAGCATGCATATTCGCCTCTCCCCATTTAGTGGCCGCCATTCCAAAATCACGGTCGCCAATCATCTGAGTGAAATTAGCATGCGTCCATGGACCAATGATGAGCTTATCTCCAAGACCTCGCAAGTGACCATTTTGAAAATTAGCGATTGTTTTATCTAAAAAGCAGTCATACCAGCCTGCTACATGGAGACCTGGCACTTTAATTTTATCATAATTGCTTTTTGCATCGATTTTTTGCCAATGGTTATGTGTTGGTTCATAATTTAATAACTCAGAGAAGTAAGGCATTTCATTTTGACCGATTGCTGGCCAGTCTTTATAAGGTTTAAATTGATAAAGTGCGTCTAAATTGTCTAGATTTTTCATTAATAGGCTCACTGCTGCTTCTAATTCATCTTGCGTTTTATAAGTACGGGCTAGCATGTTTGGAAGCATGGACTCTAGATTCCAAGTTTCCCACATTCCAAGTTCTAAAGCGCCGTCGTGGTCATTAAAAACATCTGTCATGCTATTTTGAGCCATAATTGGAGCAATGGCTTTCAAATGTTTGTTCCCGCTAATTGCGGCTAAAATTTGCGTATAACCATAATAAGATAAACCAAACATGCCGACATTTCCGTTAGCATAAGGCAGGTTCGCAGCCCACTCAATCGTATCATATCCATCGTCAACTTCTGCTATGTATGGAACAAAATCTCCTTCTGACGTATATCTGCCACGAACATCTTGAACAATAACAACATAACCTTGCTCCGCCAAAATATTAGGACGAATAAAGTGAAGCCCGTATGATTTACTATAAGGTAACCTTGTAAGTAAAACTGGATATTCCCCCGCGTCTGCTGGACGATATATATCTGCGTAAAGCGTTACACCATCGCGCATTTCAGCTGGGACATCCGTTTCAATAATTAATTGATTATGTTTCACGTGAAACATCTCCTTTTCAGTATTGATTGCTCTTTTATTGTTTCGTATACGACAGACTATGTCAAACAAAGCGACCCACTCAATATGAGTGGGTCGCTTTGTCCATTCTTATTTATCTAGCTTTAATTTGGCAAGCGCTTCTGCCATAGGATTGTTAAACGGCTCATCTTCTTGCTTGTTTTGTTTTTTCATGAATTTAGCTACATCTGTTTTGGATACATTTTTATTTTTCTGTTTGTCACGACGTTGTTGGAAGGCAGATAGTTTCTCCCGGTGTCCACAAACACATACAAAAATTTGTTTATCACCTTCGCCGCGCATTTCCATTCGTTTATGACAATTAGGGCAACGAGCATTCGTCGTTCTTGAAACAGATTCACGATGACCGCATTCACGGTCCTGACAAACTAGCATCGTACCACGTTTGCCTTTCACTTTTAGCATCGGCTTACCGCAGTCTGGGCATTTTTGTGAAGTAATGTTATCGTGACGGAATTTTTTATCGTTTTGTTTAATTTCAGTTACTGCTTTTTTCGCATAGTCACGCATTTCTTCAGTGAATTTACGATAATCTAGTTCGCCTTTTGCGATTTTAGATAATTTTTGTTCCCAACGCGCCGTTAGTTCTGGGGATTTCAGATCTTCGGGCACTAATTCTAGCAATTGGCGTCCTTTGGAAGTAATATGAATGTCCTTGCCTTGTTTTTCTAAGGAGAAGCTATTGAAAAGTTTTTCAATGATGTCTGCACGAGTTGCAACTGTTCCAAGTCCACCTGTCTCACCCAGTGTTTTGGCGAGCGCCTTGTTCGTTGTTTCCATGTACTTAGATGGGTTTTCCATAGCTGAAAGTAAAGTTGCCTCGTTAAATCTCGCTGGTGGTTTTGTTTTCCCCGTCTCTAAATTGATTCGTTTAACTGGGATAGTGTCGCCTTTTTTCATTTTAGTTAATTGATCTGGTTCGCGCGACTCTCCGTAAATACTTTTCCAACCAAGGGATTTGACAACTTTACCTTTTAAAGTGAATTCTTCTTGGCCGATTTTAGCTTTAACAGAGGTTTCTTCATAAATATATGGGTCTGAAAGCACTGCTAAAAAGCGTTTGACGACAAGGTCATAAATTTTCCGTTCTTTATCGCTTAAATCTCCGAGGGAAACAGGTTGCTCGGTCGGAATAATTGCGTGATGGTCGCTCACTTTGCTGTTATCTACAAATGATTTGTTCGCTTTGATTGGTTTTCCGCTGATTTGACGAGCAGCTTTTGCATTTTCACCCACCCCGCAGGCCGCTAAACGTTCTTTTAGTGTTGGGACAATGTCTGTTGAAATAAAGCGCGAATCTGTTCGTGGATACGTTAGTACTTTGTGGCGCTCGTATAATGTTTGCATAATATTCAGCGTTTCTTTCGCCGAAAAATCATATCTATTATTCGCATCGCGTTGTAATTCGGTTAAATCATATAAACCTGGTGAGAAATTTTTCTTTTCTTTCATAGAAACGTCTGTGATTACCGCATTTTCCCCTTGTAAAGACTTTACTAGTTTTTCTGCTAAAGCTTTATCAAAAGTTTGCCCATTGTTCCACGTGAAACTTTCTTGTTCGGTTAGCGCGGTAATTCCATAGTACTCACGTGGTTTAAAATTACGAATTTCTTCCTCACGATGTTGAATCATTGCAAGGGTTGGCGTTTGCACTCGGCCACAGGAAAGTTGTGCGTTATATTTCGTTGTCAACGCACGCGTAGCATTGATTCCTACCACCCAGTCAGCTTCAGAACGAGCGACTGCAGAGTGATACAGATTTTCATAAGCTTTCCCTGGTTTTAAGTGTTCGAAGCCTTCACGTATCGCTTTATCCGTTACAGAGGAGATCCATAGTCTTTTTAGAGGCTTCTTGATTTTCGCATAATCAATAATCCAGCGAGCTACAAGTTCTCCTTCTCTACCTGCATCTGTTGCAATAACGATCGTGGTTATATCTGTACGGTTCATTAACTTCTTAACCGTTTCATATTGCTTTCTCGTTTGCTTGATTGGTTCTAGCTTCATTTTCTCTGGAAGCATTGGTAAATCTTCCATATTCCAGTTTTTATACTTCGAATCGTAGCGCTCAGGGTCAGCTAGTGTTACAAGGTGTCCAAGCGCCCAAGTTACTACATATTTTCCACCTTCTAAATAGCCGTTCTTACCTTGTTTAGCCCCGAGTACCCGGCCGATATCTTTACCGACAGACGGTTTCTCTGCCAGTACTAATGTTTTTGTCATCTGTCAAAACCCTCTCTTCTATTTTATTTCGATGCCTCTTGTTGCAGTACAGCCAAGAATTCTGCACCATATTTATCGCGTTTCATCGCACCAATGCCTTTGACTTCAAGCAGTGCATCTTCCGTTTGCGGCATATATGCACACATTTCACGTAACGTTTCATCTGAAAAAATGATATATGGCGGCACCTTGTGTTTTGCTGCCAGTTCCCGCCGCACTTCCCGCAACTTCTCGAAAAGGTCACTATTTACATCTATTTTAACTTTTTCAGCCCGTTTCGCTTGTTTTCTTTCCACTTTTAGCTCGCCTCGTAAAACCGAAACGGCTCTATCCGTCAGTTTTAAGGAAGGAAATTGGCTATCAGTTGGTTGTAAATATTTTTCTGCTGTAAGGTAATCAATTAGTTGTAACACATCTTTTTGGGAAGCATCTTTCATCAATCCATAAGTACTGAGTTCGTCAAAGCGCCAATCTTTCACTTTCTGGTCAGCAGAACCTGTCAAAACCTTGGCAATTAATACTTTCCCAAAACGCTCACCCATTCTTTTTATACAAGAAAAAACTTGTTGCGCTAAAATTGTAACGTCCGTGGCTTCCCTTGTATCTAAGCAATTACTACATTTCTCGCAGTTTTCCTCGTCGTCTCCAAAATACTGCACGATGTATTTCTGTAAACAAATTTCCGTATAACCATACCCTGTCATTTGGCGTAGCTTGGCGAATTCATTTTGTTTGCGCTCATCGTCCATTTCGGATTGTTCAATTAAAAACTGCTGGATGCGGCTATCTTGCGGGGAAAACAACAAGATACAATCACTTGGAACCCCGTCTCGCCCAGCACGACCCGCCTCTTGATAGTACGCTTCAATATTGCGCGGAATATTATAATGAATAACAAAACGCACATTAGATTTATTAATTCCCATTCCAAACGCGTTCGTCGCCACAATCACTCGAATATCATCATATAGAAACTTCTCTTGCCAGTCTTTCCGTGCTAAATCGGTCATTCCGCCATGATACATACCAGATTCAACACCTTTTTTTAGCAAGAAAGTGTGCAGCCGCTCTACTTCTTTCCGAGTCGAAGCATAAATAATTCCGGATTCCGTTACATTTTTTGTTAAATAATCAATCAAATACTTATCTTTATCTTGCCCTTTCACTACTTGAAAAGCCAAATTATCTCTGGAAAATCCAGTTTTAACGACTGAATCTGCTCCTATTTTTAGCAATCGGCAAATATCGTCTGAAACAGCCTGCGTCGCTGTCGCAGTAAGCGCGATAACGAGCGGACGTCTGGTCATTTTATCCAAACTATCGCACAGCGTCAGGTAGCTAGGACGAAAATCATGACCCCACTGCGAAATACAGTGCGCCTCATCTATCGCAAATAATGAAATAGGTACCTGCTCAATTAAACGCTGAAAACCTGGCGTTTCAATGCGTTCTGGAGCAATGTAAAGCATCTTTAACTCACCTGAAAATGCAGCATCCAGTCGAATATCTATTTCTCTATTAGTCAGTGTACTATTAATAAAAGTAGCTGCAATCCCCTCTGAGACTAGCGCATCTACCTGATCCTTCATAAGTGAAATTAGTGGAGAAACAACAATGGTCAAACCGTCAAAAAGAAGTGCTGGGATTTGGTAACAAAGTGACTTCCCGCCGCCCGTTGGCATGATTGCTAGCGTATCTTCTCCCGCGCAAAGTTTCGAAATGACGTCAACTTGTCCATTCCGAAAATCTTGATAACCAAAGTTTTGCTGTAAAATAGCTCTTGCTTGCTCTATCATTATCTTTTTTCACGCCTCCTCTATAGAAACAGTATAGCGGTTTTATGACTTTAATTGAAGCTTTTTGGAGAAATTTGTGTTTTCTCGCAGCTTTCTTATTTTTATAGTAGAAATAAAAAAGCAGAAACCTCTTTTGGAAGAGATTCCTGCTTTTTCGACCTTAAGAAATGCTATAGTTTGGTGCTTCTTTTGTAATTTGAATATCATGTGGGTGGCTTTCACGGAGTCCAGCGCCAGTCATACGAACGAATGCTGCTTCTTCACGAAGATGTCTTAAATCAGGAGAGCCAGTGTAACCCATACCTGAACGAATACCGCCAACTAATTGGAAGATAATATCAGCAACGGAGCCTTTGTAAGGAACGCGACCTTCAATACCTTCAGGAACCAGTTTTTTCGCATCTGCTTGGAAATAACGATCTTTTGAACCGTGCTCCATCGCTGCCAAACTACCCATACCACGGTAAGTTTTGAATTGACGACCTTGGAAAATTTCTGTTTCACCAGGGCTTTCGTCTGTTCCAGCAAGCATACTTCCTAGCATAACCGCATTTCCTCCAGCAGCTAGAGCTTTCACGATATCACCGGAGTATTTAATGCCGCCGTCTGCGATAATTGTTTTACCAAATTCGCGTGCAACAGTTGCACAATCGTAAATCGCTGTGATTTGAGGAACCCCAACACCTGCAACAACACGTGTCGTACAGATGGAACCAGGACCAATCCCAACTTTGACGATATCAACACCAACTTCAAAAAGAGCACGTGCTCCTTCAGCTGTTGCAACGTTTCCGGCAACAATTACTACATCTTTGAAAGTTTGGCGGATTTCGGAAATTTTATTAATAACTCCCGCTGAATGTCCGTGCGCAGTATCAATAACAATCGCATCAACACCCGCCTCGATTAATTTCTCTACACGTACAAAAGTATCATTCGTAATTCCAACAGCTGCTGCGGCAAGTAGTCTACCATGCTTGTCTTTAGCAGAGTTCGGGAATTCAATTACTTTTTCAATATCTTTAATAGTGATAAGCCCTTTTAGAATACCTGCTTCGTCAACAAGTGGCAATTTCTCGATGCGGTGTTTTTGCAGAATCTGCTCAGCTTGTTTTAGCGTAGTTCCAACTGGCGCTGTCACTAGGTTTTCCTTTGTCATAACATCTTTAATTACTGTAGAATAATCGGAAATAAAACGTAAATCGCGGTTAGTTAAAATCCCAACTAGTTTGCGCTCTTTCTCGTTGTTCACGATTGGAACACCTGAGATACGATATTTACCCATCAAATGCTCTGCAGCAAAAACTTGGTGATCTGGAGTCAGATAAAATGGATCAATAATAACGCCACTTTCTGAGCGTTTAACTTTCTCGATTTCTTCTGCTTGTTGTTCAATACTCATATTCTTATGAACAACACCGATTCCGCCTTGGCGCGCAAT from Listeria monocytogenes ATCC 19117 encodes the following:
- the recQ gene encoding DNA helicase RecQ; the protein is MIEQARAILQQNFGYQDFRNGQVDVISKLCAGEDTLAIMPTGGGKSLCYQIPALLFDGLTIVVSPLISLMKDQVDALVSEGIAATFINSTLTNREIDIRLDAAFSGELKMLYIAPERIETPGFQRLIEQVPISLFAIDEAHCISQWGHDFRPSYLTLCDSLDKMTRRPLVIALTATATQAVSDDICRLLKIGADSVVKTGFSRDNLAFQVVKGQDKDKYLIDYLTKNVTESGIIYASTRKEVERLHTFLLKKGVESGMYHGGMTDLARKDWQEKFLYDDIRVIVATNAFGMGINKSNVRFVIHYNIPRNIEAYYQEAGRAGRDGVPSDCILLFSPQDSRIQQFLIEQSEMDDERKQNEFAKLRQMTGYGYTEICLQKYIVQYFGDDEENCEKCSNCLDTREATDVTILAQQVFSCIKRMGERFGKVLIAKVLTGSADQKVKDWRFDELSTYGLMKDASQKDVLQLIDYLTAEKYLQPTDSQFPSLKLTDRAVSVLRGELKVERKQAKRAEKVKIDVNSDLFEKLREVRRELAAKHKVPPYIIFSDETLREMCAYMPQTEDALLEVKGIGAMKRDKYGAEFLAVLQQEASK
- the guaB gene encoding IMP dehydrogenase yields the protein MWETKFAKEGLTFDDVLLVPAKSDVLPNDVDLSVEMAPSLKLNVPIWSAGMDTITEAKMAIAIARQGGIGVVHKNMSIEQQAEEIEKVKRSESGVIIDPFYLTPDHQVFAAEHLMGKYRISGVPIVNNEKERKLVGILTNRDLRFISDYSTVIKDVMTKENLVTAPVGTTLKQAEQILQKHRIEKLPLVDEAGILKGLITIKDIEKVIEFPNSAKDKHGRLLAAAAVGITNDTFVRVEKLIEAGVDAIVIDTAHGHSAGVINKISEIRQTFKDVVIVAGNVATAEGARALFEVGVDIVKVGIGPGSICTTRVVAGVGVPQITAIYDCATVAREFGKTIIADGGIKYSGDIVKALAAGGNAVMLGSMLAGTDESPGETEIFQGRQFKTYRGMGSLAAMEHGSKDRYFQADAKKLVPEGIEGRVPYKGSVADIIFQLVGGIRSGMGYTGSPDLRHLREEAAFVRMTGAGLRESHPHDIQITKEAPNYSIS
- the pbpD1 gene encoding D-alanyl-D-alanine carboxypeptidase PBPD1, with translation MKNIIKKTGIVIMAASLAVSGFLVSPKAAQAAEAPNVNANAAIAIEESTGKILYSKDADKLMGIASMTKMMDEYLLLEAIDKGQIKWDDKVTISEYAYKVSQDTSLSNVPLRLGEEYTVQELYEAMAIYSANGAAIAISEKIAGSEKEFVDAMNKKADELNLGEHQFVNATGLNNEDLKGGQQVGGPKDENKMTARGMAKLAKHLINDYPDVLKTASTTKKEFRKGTSDQIDMTNWNWLLPGLIYGRKGVDGLKTGTTDYAGMCLTATAVQDGMRVITVVLHANGGAPGEHTSARFDETNKMLDYAFNNFKVKEVQKAGSKVKNPSTIAVDKGKEDTVGLVTKDAVKLVVPKNGNEPKLNTKVTMKEKTIEAPVKKGTEVGKMEVSLKDGDKLGYVDGKQTETIDVLTASDVEKANWFMLSTQAVGSFFTGIGNYVSDGVKGWFN
- a CDS encoding DNA topoisomerase III; translation: MTKTLVLAEKPSVGKDIGRVLGAKQGKNGYLEGGKYVVTWALGHLVTLADPERYDSKYKNWNMEDLPMLPEKMKLEPIKQTRKQYETVKKLMNRTDITTIVIATDAGREGELVARWIIDYAKIKKPLKRLWISSVTDKAIREGFEHLKPGKAYENLYHSAVARSEADWVVGINATRALTTKYNAQLSCGRVQTPTLAMIQHREEEIRNFKPREYYGITALTEQESFTWNNGQTFDKALAEKLVKSLQGENAVITDVSMKEKKNFSPGLYDLTELQRDANNRYDFSAKETLNIMQTLYERHKVLTYPRTDSRFISTDIVPTLKERLAACGVGENAKAARQISGKPIKANKSFVDNSKVSDHHAIIPTEQPVSLGDLSDKERKIYDLVVKRFLAVLSDPYIYEETSVKAKIGQEEFTLKGKVVKSLGWKSIYGESREPDQLTKMKKGDTIPVKRINLETGKTKPPARFNEATLLSAMENPSKYMETTNKALAKTLGETGGLGTVATRADIIEKLFNSFSLEKQGKDIHITSKGRQLLELVPEDLKSPELTARWEQKLSKIAKGELDYRKFTEEMRDYAKKAVTEIKQNDKKFRHDNITSQKCPDCGKPMLKVKGKRGTMLVCQDRECGHRESVSRTTNARCPNCHKRMEMRGEGDKQIFVCVCGHREKLSAFQQRRDKQKNKNVSKTDVAKFMKKQNKQEDEPFNNPMAEALAKLKLDK
- a CDS encoding CocE/NonD family hydrolase translates to MKHNQLIIETDVPAEMRDGVTLYADIYRPADAGEYPVLLTRLPYSKSYGLHFIRPNILAEQGYVVIVQDVRGRYTSEGDFVPYIAEVDDGYDTIEWAANLPYANGNVGMFGLSYYGYTQILAAISGNKHLKAIAPIMAQNSMTDVFNDHDGALELGMWETWNLESMLPNMLARTYKTQDELEAAVSLLMKNLDNLDALYQFKPYKDWPAIGQNEMPYFSELLNYEPTHNHWQKIDAKSNYDKIKVPGLHVAGWYDCFLDKTIANFQNGHLRGLGDKLIIGPWTHANFTQMIGDRDFGMAATKWGEANMHARHIEWFNHWLKKEPLPASAPVNYFVMGLNDWKTAENWPPQNANMTPLYFKNEKVSAEFTPPTTSSEAKFSYDPENPVPSNGGGTLHKALHADGPRDQQQIELREDVLCYSTEPLKEAIEVTGPIQVKLWAKSDAPNTDFTAKLVDVFPDGTAFNLADGIIRAAKQHGDNVQNNINEYTIDLWATSNLFQKGHQIRVEISSSNFPRFDPNPNTGDNFINSTESQIANQTIYHSSEFPSHILLPIVR